A window of Cryptomeria japonica chromosome 3, Sugi_1.0, whole genome shotgun sequence contains these coding sequences:
- the LOC131874205 gene encoding photosystem II CP47 reaction center protein-like, producing the protein MGLPWYRVHTVVLNDPGRLINVHIMHPAVVFGWASSMALYELAVFDPSNPILDPMWRQGMFVIPFMTRLGIKDSWGGWSITGETGSNPGIWSYEGVVGAHIVFSGLCFLAAIWHWVYWDLDVLCDSRTGKPSLDLPKIFGIHLFLSGAACFGFKAFLSTLEGLPIGRTDSLLNSRELKKDGLPYSWVRRWNGRLAFHAVGLDQGG; encoded by the exons ATGGGATTGCCTTGGTATCGTGTCCATACCGTCGTGTTGAATGATCCTGGCCGGTTAATCAATGTGCATATAATGCACCCAGCTGTAGTTTTTGGATGGGCCAGTTCGATGGCTCTTTACGAATTAGCAGTTTTCGATCCATCCAATCCTATTCTTGATCCAATGTGGAGACAAGGTATGTTCGTTATACCTTTTATGACTCGTTTGGGAATAAAGGATTCATGGGGTGGATGGAGTATAACCGGAGAAACCGGATCTAATCCAGGTATTTGGAGTTATGAAGGTGTGGTCGGGGCACATATTGTGTTTTCTGGCTTGTGCTTTTTAGCAGCTATCTGGCATTGGGTATATTGGGATCTAGACGTATTATGTGATTCCCGTACAGGAAAACCTTCTTTAGATTTGCCTAAGATTTTTGGAATTCATTTATTCCTCTCAGGAGCAGCTTGTTTCGGATTCAAAGCATTTCTCTCcaccttggaagg ATTGCCAATAGGAAGGACGGACAGCCTTCTGAATTCACGAGAGTTGAAGAAAGACGGCCTTCCATACTCGTGGGTCAGGCGGTGGAATGGAAGACTGGCCTTCCATGCCGTTGGGCTTGATCAAGGAGGATGA